The Siniperca chuatsi isolate FFG_IHB_CAS linkage group LG7, ASM2008510v1, whole genome shotgun sequence genome includes a window with the following:
- the LOC122879170 gene encoding olfactory receptor 52E8-like, translating to MIYTNVTGMRSFFILGFPGLSPQYYGPVSSMFFFIYLAIAIGNIFILAFVVYEKSLQKPTYLVFCHLALNDLTFGTVTLPKIISKYWFGDSIISFYGCFTQMFFVHYLGSVTSFILLVMALDRFIAICIPMRYAVLITNNIISVLCGFAWFIPLPLMMTIVLHALTLPYCKSNVIAQCYCDHISITSQACGEDVKIVQVTTLCMAMFCLLLPLAFILFSYVSIIVVIMKMSNATGRKKTLSTCTPQIFITCLFYLPRCFVYVANTVGFSFSLDVRILLILLYSLFPAAVNPIIYCFKTQDIKQTLIKKLKTTRIGIEISF from the coding sequence ATGATCTACACCAATGTAACAGGGATGAGAAGTTTCTTCATCCTTGGATTCCCTGGACTTTCACCACAGTATTATGGACCTGTGTCATCTATGTTCTTTTTCATCTACCTGGCTATTGCAAtaggaaatatttttattttagcatttgTTGTCTATGAAAAGTCCTTGCAAAAACCAACATATCTGGTTTTCTGTCACCTGGCACTGAATGACTTAACATTTGGCACTGTGACTCTCCCAAAGATCATATCAAAATATTGGTTTGGTGATagcattatttcattttatgggTGCTTTACACAGATGTTCTTTGTTCATTATTTAGGATCAGTGACTTCTTTTATCTTGTTGGTAATGGCTCTTGATCGATTTATTGCAATATGTATTCCAATGCGTTATGCTGTCCTAATAACAAACAACATCATATCTGTGCTCTGTGGGTTTGCTTGGTTCATACCTCTGCCTTTGATGATGACCATTGTACTCCATGCCCTCACTTTACCTTACTGTAAATCAAATGTCATTGCTCAGTGCTACTGTGACCACATTTCTATAACAAGTCAGGCATGTGGTGAGGATGTTAAAATTGTGCAGGTCACTACTCTCTGTATGgccatgttttgtcttttgcttCCTCttgcattcattttgttttcctatGTTTCCATTATTGTGGTTATTATGAAAATGTCCAATGCTACAGGGCGCAAAAAAACCTTATCAACTTGTACCCCACAAATATTTATCACTTGCCTTTTTTACCTTCCCAGATGTTTTGTTTACGTAGCTAATACTGTTGgattttctttcagtttagATGTTCGcattttattgatattgttgTACAGTctttttcctgctgctgttaatCCGATCATATATTGTTTCAAGACTCAGGACATAAAGCAAACTTTGATAAAGAAGCTGAAAACAACTAGGATTGGAATAGAGATTTCATTCTAA